The window ACGACCGTTGAGACGCCGCTGTGGTGGTCGGAAGATGTCCGTCCACTTCATCGAGAAGCCTCAATAGCTCGGTTTTTGACAGCCGTCGCGCGTCCTCGGAAGTGTACTCGCCGGTGATCGAACATCTCGTCTCGGCGTCGTCGGTCGGCATCGACCGTTCGTTCGGGAAGAGGATAAACCGGTTCGACTCCTCCACCGCGTGTTTCACCTCGTCTTCGGAGACGAGTTTCTCGTGGTAGCGCTCGGTCGGTCCAGAGCCGACGATTCGCGTTCGAATCTCCGCGGGTTCATAGCCGAAGTCCGCGGCGTATTTCTCTCGAAGCGCGTCAGCCAACACGCCTAGCTTGAACGCAGGCATCTTTCGAACCACCACCTCACCGCCGGAAACCGTCTCGAAGGCCTCGACAACGAAGTTCGCGGCCTCTGCCGGACTCATAACGAACCGAGTCATCTCCGGGTCGGTAACGGTTATCGGCCCGCCCTGTTGCATCTGGTCGAGAAACACCGGAACCACCGACCCGCGCGTTCCGAGGACGTTTCCGAACCGGACGCAACCGAGTCGGATGTTCCGGATGTCCTTGCTGTCGTTCGCCGCGATGGTGAGCCGTTCCGACAACAGCTTTGTCGCACCCATCGCCGAAACCGGGTTGGACGCCTTATCCGTGCTGACTGTAATCACGGACTCCACGTCCTCTTTCGTCGCTGCGTGAAGGACATTCTTTGTCCCCTCGACGTTGGTTTTGACTGCCTGAAACGGATCTTGTTCCACGATTCCGACGTGCTTCAGCGCTGCAGCGTGGAAGACGACTTCGATGCCTTTCATCGCGTCCGTCATCTCATAGAAGTCGCGCACGTCTTTGTACGTCGTTTCGAGACGCCGTTGATGCTGGATGCCGAGTTTCTTCTGCATCTCGTGCAGACGACCCTCGTCGTTGTCTACTACCCGAACCAACTCTGGGCCGTCCTGTAGAATGCGTTTCACGAGAGCCGAACCGATTGAACCGCAACCCCCCGTAACGAGTATCCGTTTACTGTTCAATTGTGTCACATTTTCCCCCGTAGGCTACACGGTTCACCGCGTCTTATCGCTTTTGTCCGCCGCGTTCTATCTGCTCGATATGGGATAACTAATTATTCCGTATTTGTTTCCGAAACATAGATTTGTACCTGTCACACAACCGTTTCTGCGAGTACTGCGTCTCCGCGTGGTGTCGTGCGGTCGCGCTGAGCGTCGCAGTGTTGCTGGCCACCACGTCGGCGATTGCGCTGGCGATGGCGTCTGGTTCGTCCCTCGGGACGACTGCTCCGGCGGCGACGATTTCACGCGCCCCGCCGACGTCGGTGGTGACGACCGGAAGGCCGCACGCTTGCGCTTCCATCAACACGGTCGGAAATCCCTCCGAAATCGAGGTTAGCACCAGTACGTCGGCGTCGCGGTAGTACGCACGAACGCTCGACTGGTAGCCCGCGAAGTGGACATCGTCGCTCACCTCCAGCCGCCTCGCCATCGATTCGTACCGAGCACGGTCTTCGCCGTCGCCGACGAGGGTCAACACGTACTCTGTCTCCTCGTGCTCCTGAAGGTATCGAACGCTCCGAAGCAGTAAGGAGATGTTTTTCACCGGTGCTAAGCGCCCGACGTACAGCAGTTCGACGCAGTCGTTCGGTTCGGTCGTCATCGGTTCGGCTGAGAAGTGGCCGACGTCGATTCCATTCGGAATGACGGTTATCTTCTCTTCGTTCACAAACTGTCTGAGTTCCGTCCGCATGTATTCGCCGGGGACGACGACTGTATCGCAAAGTGCGAGCGTACACCGACCGACGGTTCGCGTATAGACATTGGCAATCGAATCGACGACGGCACGTCCGTACGACCAATGGACTCCAACGAGCACGTCTACGCTGAGCACGCAAGGAATCCGAAGGACAGTCGAAAAGAGCGTCGTGACGAGACACGGCAGATAGATGTAACTCGTCACGAACGCGATGTCCGCCCGCCGAAGGAGGTTGAACAGTTGGACGAAAAACGACGGGAACGGAATCGGATACCGAACACCCGGAACGAACCATGCGTCGTAAAACACGTATTCGACGTCGTCTACCGGTTGTAGCCGTCCTTTCCCCTCTCTGGGGATGACGACCGACAGGTTTGCTTCGTCGTCGGGTAACTGTTCGCTCAGCATCTTCGTCTCCGGGCGCGGCGTCTTCGCCGGATTGACGAGAACTATGTCCTCCTCCGCTTTGTTAGCTTCCCTCCACGTCATACACCGTTCGACAACCGATCGAGATAAAAAATTGTACGACGATGACCGTTATGACGTCGTTGGATTAGACGTCGAAGTCCGCGTGAATAACGTAGTTCGCGTAACAGTAGAGGAGCACGAGCGGGAGGTACGCGGCGAATATTCTGTCGAGAACGACGACGCTCGTCGCGACGCTTGGCTGAACGCCGAGCGTGACGAGAACCGTCGTACCGGTTACTTCCGTAACCCCGATGCCACCGATAGAGATCGGGAGAACGGTGACCGAGTAGACGAGCGTCGGAATGAGGAAGTAGAGCAAGAGCGGCAAGTCGACGCCCAGACTCGCGCCAATGATACCGAACCGAACACCCGAAAGGACGACGAAGGAGACGAATAGAAGCGCGGCGGATTCGAACTTGTTCCGCGTGAGCGCATCGTACTGCATGTCGGTGGTCGTGGAAAGCATCTCCGGTGCCCGATTCACGATGAACTGCGGGAGATTCACCCGCGTCAGCAGAAACGCGCCGACGGGAATCGAGAGATACACCATCGCGCTGAGGAATAGGATGAGGGCCACGTTCTGGCCGAGGTAGTCGAAGAGGACGATCAGTCCAGCCATTGCGACGACGCCGTTGATGGCGGCGATCATTTGGAGTTGGACGCCTTTGATGATGAACGCCCGGCGCAGTTTGATACCTGTGTACTTGTTCAGCATGAGTGGCGTCGTGGCGAGTGTGCCGAGCCTCGTCGGCAGAAACGAATTAACGATAAAGTCGATAGTGTCCACCTTGAATATCGGGAGAAACGATATCTGCTCGTACTCTTCGTACAGCAACTGGAGCGACAGAGACGTGAGGACGATGGGGAGAAACACGACAGGGATGATGAGCACAAGTTCGACCGTATCGAGTTCGAACATCGATCTGAACGCTTGCTCGATGGGAAATCGCCACAGCAGGTAGCCGAACGACCCGACCGAAACCAGTATCTTCACCGCCGTTCCCAGCGACTGCCGTAACGAACTGGCGTCGTCGCTCGTCCCGGACTGGTTGTCCGTTCCGGTCTGTTCATCCGTTTCGGTCATATTCTCTCACGCCGTTTCGCTGTACGATCCATGGTCATCGTTCTCCGTCGTCGCGGTTCGTCCACAGCGTGCCTCGGTCTGCGTTGTGTCATCTGAGATACGACCCCAGCAGAGTTCGAGCGATGCCGATTCCGTACCCGAGCTTCGGCTTTTTCGTCGTGCTCGCCTGTCGGCGCTCGACCGTCACGGGAACTTCCTGCAGCCGGAGTCCGTTCTTTCGCACCTCCACGAGCAGTTCGACGGCGCAAAATCGTTCTTCAACCCACGAGATATGTTCGAAGGCGTCTATCGTGAGGGCACGAAATCCGTTGGTGGCGTCGGTAATCGACGACTTCGTCATCACGTTGATGAGCGTCGTGAACGTCCAGATGCCGACACGGCGAACCGGCCCGTTCTCCGACGCGTCGGTGCCGCGGTATCTAGAGCCGACGACGTAATCGGCATCGTCCTCGACGATCGGTTCGACGAGTCGCTGTACTTCGTCACCGCGATGCTGGCCGTCGGCGTCCATCCCGACGACAATTTCCGCTTGGCAGCGCCTAGCGATTTCGAATCCGGTTTTCAGGGAGCTACACTGTCCCGTGTTGACGGGATGCTCGACAACAAGCGCGTCCGTGCTATGAGCGACGCGGGCGGTTCCGTCGGACGAACCATCGGAGACGACGAGGGGGACGATGCGTCGGTCGAAGAGCGACTCAGGCAACGATTCGACCACCGGCACTATCGTCTCCGCTTCGTTGTACGCGGGAATTACGATGTAGATGGTGTTTTCGTCCGGTTCGTCCGTCGGTACGTCACGAATCGTCAGTTCACGGATGAGCGAGTTGAACCGCCGCTCGTTTTGGACAGTCCTCCGTCGAAGCAGGATGGCCGCCCCGACTGCGGTGGCGACCGCAACGCCTGCCGCGAATTCCGCGATTTCAGCGCCGGATAGCAGTGTCACAACAGTCGGTGCGAGCATGCCCACGAGCACGAGGAGGGCACCCACGAACGCGAGCGTCAGTTCTCGCTTCTCGAATCGAGTTCGGTAGCGTTCGAACCCGACGCCGAGTACGCCGACGACGAGGACGAGATAGACGAACTGAGGAATCATCATTCGACACTAACCACTTTCCCCGAAATAACTCTTGACAGTTTCTCAACTATTGTCTCGGGGTAATTCCAAGATGGCAGATAACGATAAGGAGATGGATTCTGGCAAACGGTTAAACGGGAAACGGTTGTACAGTGGACGAATGGCGGGGGACATCAAATCACGCGAAAACGTGTTCGAACTAGCGCGAATCGTCAACGCAGACAATCTTGAACTGGGAACGAACGTCGAAATCGACGACTTCGTTCTGCTGAATGCGGGAAAAGGAACGTACATTGGGGACAACTCGTGTCTTCACTCCGGTTCGAAGGTTATCGGTGGAGGCGAGTTGTACGTCGGTGACAACGCGGTTGTCACGTACAACTGTGTTCTCGTCACCGGCTATCCGAAGTTCACGTCGCACATGAGCACCGGCGTTCCCGCCGAGGAGAAAGACCGGATTCAGGGAACGATACGCATCGAAGACGAGGTGTTCGTGGGGTCGGGATCGGTCGTCATGCCCGGCGTCACCCTTGGCGAAGGGGCCGTCGTCGGCGCGCTCTCGTACGTGGACGAGGACGTTCCACCGTGGACGATTCGATACCCGGACGGGAGCGAAGAGGAGCGCCCGCGATTCGAACCGTATTGACGGCGTCGAATACCGATTGCGTCGAGTCCAACAGTCACGAAATGTTGAATGGGGCTCAGCCGCAACAATAATGTCAGTAGTCGTTGAGGACGAATGCAGTATGGGGGGAACCATCTCTGTGGCGGAGCCGATACTGGGCGACGAAGAACGGCAGAACGTCGAACAAGTACTCGAATCGGGACAGTTTTTACAAGGGCAATTCGTCGAATCGTTCGAGCGGAAGTGGGCTGACTACGTCGGGGTTGACCACGCTGTTGCGGTCAGTAACGGGACGGTCGCAATTCAGTTGACGTTGAACGCACTCGGGCTAGAACCAGGGGACGAGGTCATCGTCCCGAGCCTGACGTTCGGTTCGACGGCGACCGCAGTCGTCCATCAGGGCGGCGTCCCCGTGTTCGCCGACATTGACCGGGATACCTACACACTCGACCCCGAGGACGCAGAACGCCACATTAGCGACCGAACGCGAGCACTGCTTCCGGTTCACCTCTACGGGCATCCGGCCGAAATGGACGAACTGCTCGCGCTGGCCGAGGAGTACGACCTCGCCGTTGTCGAGGACGCGGCTCAAGCGCACGGCGCACGCTACAAGGGAACGACGGTCGGGAGCCTCGGCGACGCTGCCTGCTTTTCGTTCTACGCGACCAAGAACATCACGACCGGAGAAGGCGGCATCGTCACGACCGACGACGCGGAGATGGCGGAACGACTTCGTCTCCTTCGAAGTCACGGGATGACCTCGCGGGATGACCACGAGGTTCTGGGGTACAACTACCGAATGAGCGAACTCAACGGTGCTATCGGTGACGTGCAGGTCGAACGGCTTCCCGAGTTCAACGCGCGACGGGCGGAAATATCGGAACGACTCCGCGACGAACTCGCCGATGTGGGGTGGCTCCGTCCAGCGACGATTCGAGAGCACGTGGAACACGCGTACTTTTGGGCACCGTTCGAGGTGCAAACCGAGTGCATCGGCATGTCGGGTCGGGAGGTGTGGCAGGCGCTGAAAGACGACGGCGTAGAGACGAGACACCGATACACGAAACCGTTGTACGAACAGCAGGTGTTCCAGTCCCACGACGGCTTCAACGGCGAGTTTCCGTGGTCGGCGAACGAGCGCGACCATCTGTACGACGAGTCGCTCCCGGTCGTCGAGTCGATTGCCGGGCGAGTCATCGGCCTGCCGAACCACCCGAACCTCACCGACGACGAGATAGAGCGCGTTGTAGAGGCGGTTCGAAACTTCGCGGACGAGAACGGAGGGGATGGCAATGAACGACCCTAACGGTGACTCGGACAGCGTCCCGAACGACTCGCTGGACCTGCCGACCATCAGCGTTACTGGCGCAGGTGGATACGTCGGAAGTTGCGTCGTGGCGACCCTTCGGGAGCGACATCCGGAGTGGAACGTTCGTGCATTCGACAACTTTTATCGCGGCGATCTCCGCCAAATCGACGACGTTGAGGTGGAGTTCCTCGACGTTCGCAGACGCGACAGCGTGGAGTCCGCGCTCGCGGGGTCGGACGTGGTTGTCCACCTCGCAGCCGCGAGCGACGTTGATGCTTGCCGAGAGGACGAGACGTTCGCATTGGAGACGAACGTCCACGGGACGACCAACGTCGCGTGGTTCTGCAAGCACTCGGGGGCCGGACTGGTCTTTCCGTTCAGCATGGCGGTTCTGGGAACACCGGAAGAGTTTCCGATAACCGTGGATTTGTCCAGACAACCGATGAACTGGTACGGGGAGACAAAGCTGCTCGGCGAGCAAACGATAACGTCGCTCGCCGATGGCGCGTTTCCCGCGCACCTCTTCCTCAAGGCCAACGTGTATGGCGGACATACGGTGGGCAACAGTCACGTCTCGCGCGGAATGGTTCTCGATTTCTTCGTCCGGCGTGCGTTCAGCGACGAACCCATAACTGTGTACAAACCGGGGACGCAAGCGCGAAATTTCGTTCATGTGGTCGATGTTGCCAACGCATATCAGAAAAGTGTAGAGAGGTTGATAACAGAGTTGGCGGATGGGCAGACGGGCGTCTCGAAGTACGAAATCGCAAGCGACGAACAGTGGACAGTGATGGAACTGGCCGAACTCGTTCAGCGAACGATGGAAAACGAGACGGGCAGAGTACCGGCCATCGAACGGGTAGAGAATCCGCGCGGCGAGACGCTTGTCGGTAACTTCGAGGTGGATATCACGGCGGCTAGAGGAGAGTTGGGCTGGGAACCGACGAATTCTATTCGAACGACGGTTCAACGACTCATCCAGCGACATGCCGAGTAGTACACCACTATTCGAACGCGGTAAGCCACGCCGCGATGGACGCCACCAACGGTTCACTCGATTCCGGACGAAGCACGAAGTTCACCCAGAAAGATGAACAGAGCAAACGAATCGCCGACGATTGCAGTCACAGGGGCAACAGGATACGTCGGAACTCGCGTCGTCGATGTACTACGAACTGCCCACCCGGAGTGGAACGTCAGGGCACTCTCACACACTGGACAGAATGATGCAATAAGCGACCCCATCTTCGAACACGTCGATGTTCGAGACCGCGTCCGGTTGGAGAACGCACTTGACGGTGCCGACGTAGTCCTCCACCTTGCCGCGATAAGCGGTGTGACCAGTTGCGAGGAGAATCCGAGCCTCGCGTACGAAGTCAACGTACAGGGAACGAACAACATTGGTTGGTTCTGCAGGAAAACGGAAACCGCCGTCGTGTTTCCGTTCAGTATGGCCGTCATCGGTACGCCCGAGAAGATTCCAATTACGGTCGATTCTCCGCGAGAACCGATGAACCGATACGGATTGATGAAGCTACTCGGCGAGCGTGCCATCGAAACGTTCGCCAGAGACTCCTTTCCTGCGCATCTCTTCTTGAAATCGAACGTGTACGGTGAGTATACGGTGAACGGGCAACGAATGTCGAAATCGACCGTTACCAACTTCTTCGTCGACCGGGCGCTGTCCGGCCAGTCACTTCCGGTCTACGAACCGGGGTCACAATCGCGCGACTACGTCCATATTCACGACATCGCGGACGCGTACCTCCGAAGCACGGAACTTCTGTTGGACGAACTCGCCAACGGGCGGACGGGCACGAGGGGGTATGAAATCGCAAGCGGGACACAGCTGAGCGTGTTGGAACTGGCCAAACTCGTCCAACGAACGGTCGAAACCGAAACCGGAACCGAACCTGCTATCGAATTGGTCGCGAATCCGCGCGACAACGAGACGCTTACGGACGACTTAGAGGTAGACATTACTACGTCCAAGTCAGAGTTAGGATGGGAACCGACGCACTCGATTCAGGCGTCGGTTCGGCGACTCGTTCGTCAGAAGACTGAACAACGTTCTTAGTTATCGACATCGACCCAGAGGTGCGTCCGTCGGTACGCGTTCTCCATCGACGGTGACGGTGGCGGCGCACCGCGGTACAGGAGGAAAACGAGTCGCAGTCGATCGCCAGCCATCGTCGGTTCGATGCTCCGATTTTGGACGGATGATTCGCCATGTTCGACCCACATACTGAACCTGTCGAGGCGTCTCTCGGCGGTAACGGTGGCCGACCCGTTTCGCTCGGATACCCGTTGGAGGAGGATGACGACCGTGTAGTTTGCTGGTTCGTACTCATTGTTCTGGACACCGATATGGAGCGACTTTGCTTGGCCGGTTGTGAAATTCCGTGGATAGTCAGCCACGACCATGCGATCGGTTTCGTTCTCCGTGGCGAGATAGAACTCGGTGAACTGCTCGTCGCTACGTGGCATCGTCGTCGTGTAGACGATGCCTGCGGATGCGACGATGAGACTCACGACGAGAACGACATTGAGCGGTCGAGAGAGAGTTTCCTTCGAGACGTTCCGTTTCACCCTCGCGTAGCCCGTCCGGTAGGGAACCGAGAAACGCTCCGACTCCGGAAGCGACCAGCGTCGGATCGCCGCAATGACAGCGCAGACGACCGTGACGCTACCGACGCTGACGAGGGCGACGCCCACGCTGAGTCCCCACGGCGAGTAACTGGCGACATACCCGACGAGCGGAGCGATGGCGAAACTGGCCACGACGGACAACGTGAGTCGTTCGACGCCGTCGATACGTTGGGAGAATCCAACGCGGCCGGTCGTCCGGGCCCCTTCGGCGGATTCAGGGAAGAGCGCCGCGACCACGGCGTATCCCGGAAGGAAGAACAGAAACAGGAATCCGAAAACCACCCGAAATGGTGTCCAGATTCCTCTTCCCATGAGCACGACGCCGCACGCCACTAAAACGAGCGCGACGACGAACGCGAGGTCGGCGGGAAACCGACGAACAGGCTGCGGAAGCAACAGCCACACTGTCGATTTACTTATCATGGTTGTCTACTCCGTCTCGGTACCGAATGCGGTCGAGCGTCGCTCTACGACACTACTCGACAGGCCCCCACCCGACAGTTTCTATTCCTTGAGACAGGTCGTAGCCTGATACGCTAATCAGGCAACTAAAGGTTGGGGCCAGTCGGTACAACCGATAACCCGCCCCCTACGAACGACTATCAGTGTTGTTCCCGGTGAAAGATGGAACAGAATGGGCGCACCGAATCAAGTCCGGGCGTCCCGTCAAGCACCCAGACGACGACGGCCACGACGACGAGGAACAACTCGAAGACAAAAAAGCCCGAGACGCTAACCGACAGGTTCACCGATTGCTTTGCCGGCAACTCAAGTAGCGGCCACAGAAGGAACGTAACGCGCTCATAATCTCCGGCCACCGCGGGTTGAAGCACGTCGGCGAACGGATGTGTGAGGTATCCGACGGCGAAAGCGGTCCACAGGTTCCGAATTCCGTTCCGTTGGCAGTATCGATATGTAACGGCGAGCAGTATACTCGCTGTCAACAGCGAATGCGTGAGCGATCGTCCCGTTGGCAGAACGTTGAGCCCCCATGCGAGGGTCTTATCCACCACGTCTGGAAACTGACTTCCCAAGGCGAGCGACAGTGTTTCGGAACCGGTTGGCGGACGGTTCGTCCACAGTCGCCGGAATCCCGAGTACGCGAGGTATCCCACCGCTAAATGTCCCCATGGCCACATATCGAGTATCTCGCTTGCAGTCGTCTTAATCGCTGGGGCTTACCTTGAGCTCGAGTACTATCAAAGATGTGGCTAATTTTGTCGATGAAAACAGGAGGTTCTTTCAGCAACCTTTTCGGAACTTGTACATATTGTAGACGAAAGTTCCCCGCTGGATGAGGTTCCTTTTCCGCTCAGATGGAAGGTCACTGTTTTGAACCGCTTGTATTCCGCGCTGGTACGTTACTCGGAGTTCACTACACGACATCTTTTCCAGTTGCGAGTGGGTTTGTGCTCGGTCGAGTTGAGACACCGACGACTGCGACTGTAGCGAACTGTACTTCGAGTCTGTCGCTGCTCGGTCGCGGCCAGTAGTCGTCCCGGCAACCGCGCTGACGAGCAAACTACTGGCGAGCAGTACGACGAGCGCGTATCTCAGTGAGTTCATCATTATTTCACACAGGGATGGAGTCCCTAAGGGGACGTCTCTGCACCGTGGTATCAAACCCGGTCACTGTTTTCACACCTTCATTCCGTTTTTCTCGGCACAATAACCGCTTTTTTCGATAGAATTGACGGACGTTCGACTCACGGAAGCGTTCGGACCGTACGGGAGGACGATAACCGAGACAACTTGCGAGTTCTACACGTTACCAGCATGCCAGTTTGGCCCGTGACCGATCTTCTTCTCACGTAAACCGAACCTGATGAACGAGCGGCTGTTCACTGTGTTTCCCCGACTGTGAAGTAAATCGGGAATCACCGTTACTAAACCGAAATCACCGAAGTAGCGGTGGTTGTAAACCGTCTTGATGGAACCTTTCTGAGTCGCCGTTGTCACGCCATGAGGGACACGATGTCTGGTGAATGTGTCCGCTGTCTGTGTTGACCAGTAGGTGAATCAGACCGGAATTATGAATTCAGTTCGTACGCAATTCAACCCGGGAGTCAACTTTGAGTACGGTTACGAAGGCGAGTTATACACCAGCAACAACCTCTTTCCAGCGTCAGCCAGTAAGAACTACAACAGGAAGTCGGGGCGCAGTCGGCTATGAAAAGTACGGGCAGGGCGAAACGATCGTTGCGTACGTCCCAACCACAACTCGCCGGTCGTGACGGCGAACACGGTTCTTACACTGCTGAAGCGGACTGGCGTTGGCTAAAATCGTGTTTCAAGGTAGTGAATGCCTGGTCATCAGCGGCAGCTCTGGTTCAAACCATCGCTAATTCGCGAAAGAGTCAGAATAGTAATCAGAAATAGCTTCTGAGAGTCAGTGTGAAGCGCTTGCAGAAGGATGGATTGGCTGAAATTGTGCATTCTGGCCCCTCTATACCTGCTGTAGTTTCATCTCCAGCGCCGACAGAAGTTGAGACTGGCTCTCTCAATGCATATGTGTTCGGCCCACACGATCTCGAACGTTGTTTTCACCTCAGGGAACTTCACCGACGTATCGCCTTTCTACCGCACCGATTCTGATTCAGATTGGTGATGGTACTGTTGTACCCAATGTTCAACTTGATTCCAGAGTTTCGAGGGAGTCGCCGAGGGAAAAATATTAGTGTTCTCTTGTATTAGCTAGTGCTAATATGATGGAGGATGCGATCACTGACGGAACCACGGAAGAGACAGAGACCTGCTGTACACCACCCGGAGACGTCGACTCGGATGCGATGGCGACAGACCTCCAAGTACTGACCGCGATGGGGAACGACACACGATACGAACTGCTTCGCCGAATCTCGAACGCCGATGACGGCGTCTGCGTCTGCGATCTCGAAGCCGCAGTCGGCGTCAGTCAGAGCGCAGTCAGCCAAGCACTCTCCCGCTTGTACACTGCAGGACTGGTTACACGCCGTAAAGAGGGATCCTGGCGGTACTATGAACCGACTGAGACGACTGCGGCCCTCCTCGAAACTCTCGACGACCTGCGGGGTGCCCATGAGTAACGATACTGAGACGGTGGCCGGTGACCGCGACCCTGAGGAGGCACGGAAGATGGTACGCGAACGCTACAGCACTATCGCTACGGATGGTCAGGACTGCTGTGGCGACGTCGGTATTGATGTCACCGATGAAGGAGGGTGCTGTGACGGAAATGAAGATGCGACCGGGAGCGAACGCCTCGGGTACGATACGGACGATATCGCATCGGTCGCCGACGGCGCAGATCTCGGTCTCGGATGTGGCAACCCGAAGGCGTTCGCCGAGATGGCGCCCGGCGAGACAGTGCTCGACCTTGGCTCCGGTGCGGGCTTCGACTGCTTCCTCGCCGCACAGGAGGTCGGCCCGGACGGAGCCGTCATCGGTGTCGACATGACACCAGAGATGGTCTCGAAAGCGAGGGAGAACGTCGCGAAAAACGACCCCGACAACGTCGAATTTCGCCTCGGCGAAATCAGCCATCTTCCCGTTGCTGACGCGACCGTCGACGTCGTCATCTCGAACTGTGTCGTCAACCTCGCTCCCGAGAAGCAACGCGTGTTCGACGACGCCTACCGCGTTCTCAAGCCCGGCGGGCGCATCGCCATCTCAGACGTCGTCCAAACCGCGCCGTTCCCCGACGATGTCAAGATGGACCCGGACTCGCTAACTGGCTGTGTCGCCGGTGCATCAACCGTTGCAGGTATTGAAGCGATGCTCGACAGTACCGGCTTCGAAGCAATCGAGATAGCGCCCAAGGATGAGAGCACCGAGTTCATCAGTGATTGGGATGCCGATCGCGATCTCGGTGAGTATCTCGTCTCTGCCACTATCGAAGCCCGGAAGCCTCCACAAAACCCCTAACTCACTGAAAACCACTGACAGGCTTGTCCAGAGGAGAATTTTGCGATTGGAGGGACGAACGAATCCCCTTATTACGTCTACGCTACGGTTCGTCCGGATAGAACTCGTCGAACAGCGCCTTGACGCGTTGTTCTATGTCGTCACGAATCTCGCGGACAGTGTCAAGGTCTTGCCCGTGCGGATCGTCTAACGCCCAGTCTCGAACGTCGACGTTCTCGGCGTCCAGTTCTAGCGTCGAACAGCCCATTGTGGTTTACAATCGTAGCTCCCGCGATCCATCCAGAGCGATGAGGACAGCATTGGCGCGCGCTGTCGCACGATATTTTCTCCACTTCCCCTCTTTTCGGCGAATGATCAGTCCAGCATCGGTGAGCTGTGACAGGGCGTGACTGATCGCGCTGTCGCTAACATCGAGCAGCGGCGCAAATTCGCAGACGCAGAGTTCCTCGCCAGCGACGTGGAGGATACGAACAATCTTGTACCGGGTTTCGTTCGCGAGCGCCGATAGCAACCCGACATCTTGGTCTAGCGCTGGCCCACCCGCGGTCGCATCAATTTCTTCGAGTTCCGCCAGACGCTGGGAGACCTCCTCATCACCACATCCACCCCGTTCGTCGGCAAGATACCGCTGTAGTCGCTCAGTCGATGACATACACATCGATTGAGCAGATAGTGGATTAAGCATTATGGAGCGGCTCGCGAACTGCGTGTAGTCCACTGACGACCAAT of the Haladaptatus cibarius D43 genome contains:
- a CDS encoding NAD-dependent epimerase/dehydratase family protein; amino-acid sequence: MNDPNGDSDSVPNDSLDLPTISVTGAGGYVGSCVVATLRERHPEWNVRAFDNFYRGDLRQIDDVEVEFLDVRRRDSVESALAGSDVVVHLAAASDVDACREDETFALETNVHGTTNVAWFCKHSGAGLVFPFSMAVLGTPEEFPITVDLSRQPMNWYGETKLLGEQTITSLADGAFPAHLFLKANVYGGHTVGNSHVSRGMVLDFFVRRAFSDEPITVYKPGTQARNFVHVVDVANAYQKSVERLITELADGQTGVSKYEIASDEQWTVMELAELVQRTMENETGRVPAIERVENPRGETLVGNFEVDITAARGELGWEPTNSIRTTVQRLIQRHAE
- a CDS encoding NAD-dependent epimerase/dehydratase family protein, with the translated sequence MNRANESPTIAVTGATGYVGTRVVDVLRTAHPEWNVRALSHTGQNDAISDPIFEHVDVRDRVRLENALDGADVVLHLAAISGVTSCEENPSLAYEVNVQGTNNIGWFCRKTETAVVFPFSMAVIGTPEKIPITVDSPREPMNRYGLMKLLGERAIETFARDSFPAHLFLKSNVYGEYTVNGQRMSKSTVTNFFVDRALSGQSLPVYEPGSQSRDYVHIHDIADAYLRSTELLLDELANGRTGTRGYEIASGTQLSVLELAKLVQRTVETETGTEPAIELVANPRDNETLTDDLEVDITTSKSELGWEPTHSIQASVRRLVRQKTEQRS
- a CDS encoding DUF1616 domain-containing protein, which produces MISKSTVWLLLPQPVRRFPADLAFVVALVLVACGVVLMGRGIWTPFRVVFGFLFLFFLPGYAVVAALFPESAEGARTTGRVGFSQRIDGVERLTLSVVASFAIAPLVGYVASYSPWGLSVGVALVSVGSVTVVCAVIAAIRRWSLPESERFSVPYRTGYARVKRNVSKETLSRPLNVVLVVSLIVASAGIVYTTTMPRSDEQFTEFYLATENETDRMVVADYPRNFTTGQAKSLHIGVQNNEYEPANYTVVILLQRVSERNGSATVTAERRLDRFSMWVEHGESSVQNRSIEPTMAGDRLRLVFLLYRGAPPPSPSMENAYRRTHLWVDVDN
- a CDS encoding metal-dependent hydrolase, encoding MWPWGHLAVGYLAYSGFRRLWTNRPPTGSETLSLALGSQFPDVVDKTLAWGLNVLPTGRSLTHSLLTASILLAVTYRYCQRNGIRNLWTAFAVGYLTHPFADVLQPAVAGDYERVTFLLWPLLELPAKQSVNLSVSVSGFFVFELFLVVVAVVVWVLDGTPGLDSVRPFCSIFHREQH
- a CDS encoding ArsR/SmtB family transcription factor, whose product is MMEDAITDGTTEETETCCTPPGDVDSDAMATDLQVLTAMGNDTRYELLRRISNADDGVCVCDLEAAVGVSQSAVSQALSRLYTAGLVTRRKEGSWRYYEPTETTAALLETLDDLRGAHE
- a CDS encoding arsenite methyltransferase; translation: MSNDTETVAGDRDPEEARKMVRERYSTIATDGQDCCGDVGIDVTDEGGCCDGNEDATGSERLGYDTDDIASVADGADLGLGCGNPKAFAEMAPGETVLDLGSGAGFDCFLAAQEVGPDGAVIGVDMTPEMVSKARENVAKNDPDNVEFRLGEISHLPVADATVDVVISNCVVNLAPEKQRVFDDAYRVLKPGGRIAISDVVQTAPFPDDVKMDPDSLTGCVAGASTVAGIEAMLDSTGFEAIEIAPKDESTEFISDWDADRDLGEYLVSATIEARKPPQNP
- a CDS encoding ArsR/SmtB family transcription factor translates to MSSTERLQRYLADERGGCGDEEVSQRLAELEEIDATAGGPALDQDVGLLSALANETRYKIVRILHVAGEELCVCEFAPLLDVSDSAISHALSQLTDAGLIIRRKEGKWRKYRATARANAVLIALDGSRELRL